Below is a window of Chloroflexota bacterium DNA.
AGGTGTACCTCGAGACGTTTGGACGGGTCCTGGGGATGGACTTCACGATTCTTCGCTATCCCAACGTGTATGGGCCACGCCAGCATCCCTATACGGAGGAGGGTCAGGTCGTCGCGCTGTTTTCCCGCCTGATGCTCGAAGGGCGCCAGCCAACGATCTTTGGGGATGGCGAGCAAGCACGCGACTTCGTCTTCGTTTCCGACATCGCCGAGGCGAACGTGCTGGCTCTCGATCGCGGAAGTCGGCGCACCTTCAACATCGGGACCGGCGTGGCCCTCACCGTCAACGCCCTCACCGATCACCTGCGTCGTCTGACCGGGTACGCGGGCGCCCCGGCATACGCCGCGGCCAGGCCTGGCGAGGTCTATCGAATCGCGCTCGACGCGGCGCGCGCGCGGGATGAGCTGGGCTGGCGCCCGACGACGGCGCTGGAGGACGGCCTGGCGCGGACCGTCGACTGGGTTCGCGCTTCGATGACTGCTGGGCACAGGGCGTGAGCCGATACGTTGCCATTCTGGCGGGCGGAAGCGGAACGCGGCTGTGGCCCCTCAGCCGTTCGCGCCGTCCGAAGCAGCTTCTTTCGCTGGTCGGCGCGCGGTCGCTGATTCAGGCGACGGTAGACCGCGTCTCATCCGTCGCCTCACCGGACCGGATCCTCGTCGTCACGGAGGCGAGCCACGCGGAAGACGTGCGCGCGCAGCTTCCCGAGATTCCCACGGAGAACATCCTCGTCGAGCCGACTCGTCGCGGGACGGCCGCGGCCGTCGGCCTCGCCGCCGCGCACATTGCGCACCGGGACCCAGCGGCCTCCATGGCGTCCCTCCACTCCGACGCGGCTGTGGCCGACGCCGACGAGTTCGGCGCCTGTCTCACCGCGGCGTTCGAGGTGGCGGAGTCCGATGATTGGCTCGTCACGCTGGGGATTCGGCCGACCCATCCCCACACGGGTATGGGATACATCCAGGTAGGTCAACCCATGGGCCTCTTTCACGGCCGCCACGCGTTCCGCGCCGTTCGATTCGTCGAGAAGCCCGACCGCGCCACGGCCGAACAGTTCATCCGCGCAGGGTACGTCTGGAACCCGGGCATGTTCGTATGGCGCGTCGACGTCATTCTTCGCGAATACGCACGACTCCTGCCGGATATCGCGGACGCGCTCATCCGCATCCAGCAGGCCATCGGGACGCGAAGCGAGGCCGAAACGCTGCGGGATCGCTACGGGACCATTCGCGTGGAGACCATCGATTACGGGATCATGGAGCGCGCGGAGCGGATCGCGACGATCCCGTCCACATTCGGCTGGAGCGACGTGGGAAGCTGGGCCGAGCTGATGGAGATCGCGCCCAAGGACCCGGCGGGCAACGTCGTCCAGGGTGAGCACCTTGGCATCGACACGCGCGGGACGCTGGTGATCGGGGAGCACAAGCCGGTGTTCACCCTGGGGGTCGACGACCTCGTCATCGTTGATCTGCCGGACGCTCTTCTGGTCTGCAGCCGCGCGAGCGCCGAACGCCTCAAAGAGCTGGTCGAGCGCGTTCAGTCCGACCCGCGCTGGTCGGACCTGACCTAAAGCGCGATCGTGCGCCCCGGAACTCCCTCTTCCGCCGTGATCTCCAGGACGGCTATGATTGACGTAAAGATCGCGAAGCCCCGCATCGAACTGGAGTACCGCCATGGCGAACATCGAACAGCGCCACCAGCCGCCTGGACAGACGAGCGATAGCCCGCAGCGTCCCGCCCAACGCCTCTCTGGGATGGCGCTGCGGTTCGACCTGCAGGAGGAATTAGACCGGCTCCGGCGCGAGGAAAGCTGGCTCCGTGGGGACCGCAATGCCAAAACCCTTGTGAAGGAGCCACACCTCCACGTGACGCTCGCCATCTTGAAGTCCGGCGCGCGCCTCGACGAGCACGAGACCGAGGGGCCGTTGACGATCCACACCCTGGAAGGGCGCGTGACCGTCAGCGCGCTCGGGGAACGCATCGATCTGTCACGAGGGCAGATCGCCGCCCTGGACGCGGGCGTTCCGCATTGGGTTGAAGCGACCGAAGAGGCGGCGTTCCTTTTGACGATCGGCTGGCCTCGCTGATCGCGAGCGCGCCGGCCGGCGGGGTCAGCGGAAGCGTCTCCTCAGGCCCGACCGAGGGCTGGCTGGCGCGCACCGGATCGGCCAAACAGGCGGCCGATCTCGCCCTTCTCCCAGACTACGAGCAGCATGCTGGCATTGAAGATGCTGGAGTACGTCCCCGTCGTAATGCCGATGAGGAGGGCGAGGACGAAGTTGCGAATCGTTACGCCTCCAAAAAGCCAGAGCGTGAAGAGCGTGAGCAGCACCGTGAGGGAGGTTGTCACAGACCGACCCATCGTCTGCATCAAGCTGTGGTTGACGACGTCCTCGAATGGCTCACCCTGGTGTCGTACGGAGTTCTCCCGCAGCCGGTCGAATACCACGATCGTGTCGTGGACGGAGAAACCGATCACCGTGAGGACCGCGGTGATGAAGAGGGAGTCGAGCTCGATCTCGAATAGCCGGCCCAGAATCGAAAAGATTCCGACCACCACCAACGTGTCGTGGACCAGCGCGACCACGGCGCACACGCCGTAGCGCCACGACTCTTTCACATGGCGAAATGCCCACGACAGGTACAGGAGGATCCCGATGCAGGCAGCGCCGACGGCGAGGATGGAATTGCGGATGATCTCCGACGCCACGATCGGCGACACTTGATCGAAGCTCAACACGGTGACCGCTCCAAACCGCTGGGTCAGGGCGTCTTGAATCTGCTGGCGCTCTGACGGCGTGGTGACATTTCCGGAGTCGTCACGCGTCTCGGGCGCGAGGGGCGTCGTGCGGACGATGTACGTGCCATCCTCGGCACGTTGCACGATCGCTTCGTGGTGGTTCAGGTCGGCGAACGCCTGGCGAACCGAGGCTTGATCGGTGTCCGGGTTGTCGAACTTGAACGTCATAATGGAGCCGCTGGTGAAGTCGATTCCGGGACGAAGGCCCCCCGGAAGGACGAGGGAGATTACGCCTGGAATGATGACGATGGCCGAAATGATGAAGAAGAGATATCGCTTGCTGACAAGGTCGTACACGGCGGCTAAGCCCTGAAGCCTGCGGGCTCGAGCTGAGGCCGCGGCGCCGGCATGCCGAACAGGCCCGGATTGAGCGTCGCCCGGCGGCCCACGATGATGCGAAGGAAGCTGCGCGACACGACGATGGCGCTGAACATGCTCACCGCCACGCCGATGGCGAGGGTGATAGCGAACCCCATCACGATATTGGCGCCGAAGTTCGACCCGAACCAGTAGAGGATCCCGCAGGTAATGAGGGTCGAGAAGTTCGAATCTCGAATGGACGGCCACGCCCGACTGAATCCCGCGTCAATGGCAGCGCCGACCGTCTTTCCATTGCGAAGCTCTTCTTTCATCCGCTCGAAGATCAGGATGTTGGCGTCGACCGCCATCCCGATGGAGAGGATGAACCCGGCGATTCCTGCCAGCGTGAGCGTAATGGGAATGAGCTTAAAGACGGCGAGCACGAGAAGCGTATAGACCAGCAGCGCGCCCACCGCTACGATCCCGAGCATGCGGTAGTACAGGATCATGAAGAGCGCGACGACCAGCAGCGCGATCTCGCCCGCGATGACGCTTCGGTGCACCGAGTCGGCGCCGAGGGTCGCATCAACGGTGCGCTCCTCCTCGATGCTCACGGGCAGCGGAAGGGCGCCCGCGTTGAGCTGAATGACGAGGTCCCTGGCCTCATTGAGGGTGAAGTTGCCCGTGATGCGCCCATTGGTCGTGATCTGCGCCTGGACGGTGGGGGTGGAGATGGGCTGGCCATCCAGGAAGATGCCGAGCTGCTTCCCCTTGAGGCGATTCGTGATTTCGCCGAAGAGCTTGCCTCCCTCGCTGTCGAATTCGAACTCGATCTCCGGCTTGTTCGTCTGCCGATCGAATCCGACCGACGCCTTCTTGAAGTACTTGCCGGTCAGCTCCTTCTCCGTGTTGTCGGACCCGGTCGCCGTGGCAATGACCCACTGCTGCTGGCCGTCGACCGTCTTCTGCTCGCGAAAATCGAGCTGAGCAGTCTTCCCAATGAGGTTCTTCGCCTCCTCGATGTCACGAATGCCCGGCAGCTCGACGATGATGCGGTCGGTTCCGCGCTTCTGCACGATAGACTCGGCCACGCCATACGCGTTGATTCGGCGCCCGATCACGTCGGCGACGCCGTCGACGGCGCTGTTGACGTCCTCGCCTGCAGGTACCTTGCTCGTGTCGGCGCGGAGGACGAGGTGCGTGCCGCCCTGGAGGTCCAATCCGAGACGGAAGCCCTGACGGTGAAAGTCCAGCAGGTCGATGTGGATGCCCTCGCTGTGGGGCCACGGAACGATCGCGGGCAGATAGTTCGTTGGGTTCTGCGGCCAGACGACGATGAGGCTCATGACGGCGAGAACGGCAATGAGGAAGACGAAGACGTTGTTCCGCTGATTCGTCAAGATTCACTCCAGAGGCGAGCGCAGTGGACCGAACGATTATACTGCTGTGCTACGCGGGGGTTTGATGGCAGACCGCTTCGCCGAGACCGGCCTCTTCCTCTTCACAGCGGCTGGGTGGGGTCTCCTCCTGTACGTCATCTTCTTCCTGCCCGTCTCCTCGACGACGCAAGCGATCTTCTATGCGTCGGGGTTTGTCGCGCTGGCCGGATCCGTCGCCTTCGTCGGGGCGCAATATCAGTCTCGGGCGCGCCATGCTGGAGAAGGACGGCCGCGAGCCGTGGCTCAACTCGGCTGGGGCATGCGGCTGGCATTCGTCATTGAGTTTGCCCTCTGGCTCCAGTCATTACGGGTGCTGACGGCCGCATACTTCATTTTTATCGTGGCTGGATTTTTGTTCCTCGAGATCCTGTTCCGGTACGCGACGGGAGACCGTCGGGGGAGCCGCGAATGATCGGGGGTCAGCGACGGACAGCCGTTTGAGCGATCTGACCGCGCTCTACGACTGGGAGCACGATGAGTTCTTCGACGACGTTGGGCTGTTCGGAGCGATAGCGCGGCGGACCGGCGGGCCGGTGCTCGAGCTGGCGTGCGGCAGCGGGCGAGTTCTGGCGCCGATCGCCGCTGCGGGTTTCACCGTTGTCGGACTGGATAACTCTCCGTCCATGCTGGAGCGGGCGCGCCAGCGCCTCCGCGGGGTAGACGCGCAGGTCACGCTGGTAGAGGCGGACATCGCTGACGGGCTGCCCGACGGGCCCTTTGGGCTCGTCGTCCTTGCCCTCGATGCGTTCGGCCTCGTCCAGGATCCGGCCACACAGCGGGCCCTTCTTGGCGACGTCGCGCGAAAGCTCGCGCCGGGCGGGGCGTTGGTGCTCGATCTGGCGAACCTCCCGTCGCTCCTCGATCCGCCGAACGGCACGCCAGTGCTCCAAAAGACCGGGCGGTGCGACGCGCTCGACGCGGAGGTAACGAAGTGGCTTGTTCGCGAGGTCACATTTGCGGATGAAATCATGGTCCTGACCTCCATCTATGACGTCGCGGAGCGCGGCGGCCGGCTGCGGCGGCTCGTGGACCGGACCGAGCTTCGGTTCTTCTCCCGCGGAGAGATCGAGCTTCTGTGCAGCGCGGCGGGCCTCGCCGTGGAAGGACCATTCGGCGATTATGATTTAGGTCCGCTCACCGACGCGAGCGCGCGGATGATCGTGCTGGCAACGGTGAGGCGGACGGTCCACTGATGCGCCCATCTGATCGTTTTTGCGACCGACTGCTGATTGCGCAGGAGCGCGCCCGCAGCGCGCTGTGCGTCGGCCTGGACGTGGATCCGCGCCGTCTTCCTGCGGGCTGTACCACCGACCGCCGGGGGATCGAGCGGTTCATTCGCGGAATCGTCGAGGCCACCGACGACCTGGTCTGCGCCTACAAACCGAACCTCGCCTTTTTCGAGGCTATGGGTAGCGATGGGTATGCCATCCTGCAGACGACTCTCGCCGCGATCCCCAAGGGCGTGACGACCATCGCCGACGGCAAGCGCGGCGACATCGGAACGACCGCCGAGCGCAACGTCGCGGCCATCTTCGAGCAGCTCGGCTTCGACGCGATGACCGTCAACCCATATCAGGGATTCGACAGCGTCCAGCCCTACATCGCGGATCCGGCTCGCGGGGCCTTCGTCCTCTGCAAGACGTCGAACCCCGGGAGCGCGGACTTCCAGGACCTGGAATGCCGCGACGAGGACACGATGCGCCCACTCTATGAAGTCGTAGCGCGCCGCGCCGTCGCATGGAACACGCAGGGAAACGTGGGGCTGGTGGTGGGAGCCACCTACCCGGCGCAGCTTGGGGAGGTGCGCGCGCTGGCCCCGGATCTGCCGATCCTCATCCCCGGGGTGGGAACGCAGGGTGGCGACGCTGAGGAAGCAGTCCGCGCGGGCATGGCCCGAAACGGCAGGCTGGCCGTCGTCAACGTGAGCCGACAGGTGCTCTATGCCTCCGCCGGCCCGAACTGGCAAGAGGCCGCTCGTGCAGAGGCTGCACGCCTGCGCGACGTCATGGAGGCAGCGACGGCCTCGCGGGCGCGGCTGTAGGAGGGGGCGTGCCGACGGAGTTTCGCATCGGTGACGTGATCCGTCTCCGGAAGCCGCACCCATGCGGTGGCTACGAGTGGACCGTCGTTCGCATTGGCGCCGACATCGGCCTCCGCTGTACGACGTGCAACCATCGGGTGATGCTGCCACGGAGCGACGTCGAGCGTCGCCTCAAGGCCTTTGTCTCGCGTGTCGTGCGCGAGAATCCACTGAGCACAGCTGAGACGTGAGCCACGAGACGGACGACCGATTCGCGCAGCGCGAGAGCGATGACGGATTGCCAGACGTTCCCATCTGGCGAAACGGCGACTTCCTATCCTTATGGATCGCGCAGGCGCTCACGCAGACGGCGCAGAACGCGATCTGGTATGCGCTGCTGGTGCTGGTCGAAGAGGCGAGCCACTCCTCAACGCAGCTCGGGATCACGATCCTGTCGGTGATCTTGCCGTCCGTCCTATTCGGAGTGCCGGCGGGAGTGTTCGTCGACCGCTGGGACAAGCGGACGGTCCTCGTCGTGACGAACGCCGTGCGAGCGCTCATCGTCGTGGGCTACGTGATTTTTCATTCCACTCTGGCGCTCCTGTACCTGGTGAGCTTCGTCTTTTCGGTCGTATGCCAGTTCTTTGCCCCCGCGGAGACATCGATGATCCCGGCCATCGCGGGGAAGAAGCTCATGCAGGCCAACTCGTTCTTCCACCTGACCTTCACCGCATCGCAGTTCATGGGGCTGGTGCTCATCGGGCCGCTGATCGTCAAGCTGACCGGCTTGACGACCTTCTTCTTCAGCATGGCGCTCCTGTACGCGGCGAGTGCGCTGCTCGTGTGGCGGCTGCCCTCGCAGCGCGTTGCCGAGGTGTCGGGGCCGGCGAGGAACCCGCTCGCCGTGTTGGGTCGCCAGATGCACGAGGTCGCCCGGCTCCTGCGACGCGATCGCGCGATGATGGCGGCCATGGGGTATTTGACGCTGGGGATGATGCTGACGCTCATCGTCGCGATGTTGGCGCCGCGATTTGTGACGTACGTGCTCGGGGTGGCGCCGGAGGACGCCGTGATCGTGCTGGCGCCGGCGGGGATCGGTATGCTGTGTGGCGCCATTGCCCTCAGCCGCGCGAGCGGAGGGCTGCTGACGGACCGCTACCGCATCATCACGAGCGGCTTCGTCGTCGTGGCGCTGGCCCTTGGGACCGCGTCTGGCTTACCGACAGTCCTGCGCGTGTTCGGCCTCGTGCAGCCGGAGGGGGCCGAGGTGGTGCGGATGGGAAGCTGGGACGTGGCGATGGTGCTCATCGTCATGGTGTCGGCGTTGTGCGCGGGGTTCGGATTCGCGGGGATCGTGGTCGCCTCGCAGACGGTGCTCCAGGAGCGGGCGCCCCGCAAGGCGCTGGCGCGCGTCTTCGCGGTCCAGCTGACGCTCGGAAACTCGGTTTCCATCATCCCGCTGCTCCTCATCGGCGGGATCGCGGACTTGATCGGGGTCGGGCACGTGCTGCTGGGCATCGCGGTCGGCGTCATGATCGTCGCCGTCCTGAGCAGCAGGCGCGATGCGAGCTTTCGGTTGCCGCCGGTGGAGGCGCCGGCCGACGACGAGCGGGCGGACGCGCCTCGGAGGGGCAGCCCCGAGCTGCGTGGGGCGCCGTGAGCCGGCGGCGACGCAGCGAATTGACTCGTTTTTGCGGCGGTTCCTATAATACGGGGCGGCCCGTGCGATGAGCCCCGGTGGCGGAATTGGTATACGCGGCGGTTTGAGGGGCCGTGGACGAAAGTCCGTGCGGGTTCGAGTCCCGCCCGGGGCACCAGTGGCCGGTGGGCACAACCGGGGCGAATAGCTCAGCTGGGAGAGCATCCGGCCTACACCCGGAAGGTCACAGGTTCGAGCCCTGTTTCGCCCACCAACCGTGCAGCACCGCACCCATGCTCGGGTGAATCGAGCCGAGGTAGCTCAGCTGGTAGAGCACGCGACTGAAAATCGCGGTGTCGGCGGATCGAGACCGCCCCTCGGCACCCCAAATTGCGCTCAGAGCCCCGAGGGTCTTCGTCAAAAGCCCTCGGACTTCTGATCTGCCACTACCACCATTCATACCCCCATAGAAGCTTCCGCGGAGCCTACGAAGACCTCCAGCTTGGACGCGGCAGCTTGCTGCATGTCGCGGAGCACATGGCTCCAGATTTCCATGGTGACGGCAATCGTCGCGCGCCCGAGGCGTTCCTGCACAACGTTCGGATGCTCGCCGAGGGACACGAGCAGGTTTGCCGAGGAATGCCGGAAGTCGTGGAAGCGAATGTGGGACAGGCCCGCACGTTTGAGGAGCGGCTTGAACGACCGCCGCTGAATATTCTGCCGTTCCAGTGGCCCGCCGACCGCATTCGCGAAATCCAGGTCGTGGGTTGACCCCACGCGGGCCGACTTCCGTGCTTCGAGTTGTGCTTCGCGGCGCATCCTTAGCGCGTCCATCGCGACGAGCGGCAGCGTGATCGTCCGTCGCCCGCGGGCCGCAGCGCGGCTCGTTCTCGCCGCTCTCGCGAAATTTTCGTTCGCAGCGATTGGGCGGAGATCGGGGACGCGATCGACGCCGACCAGCTGCCGTCCCTCATGATGCAGAGCGGTCCGCGGGGGTGGAAGTGAAACCGCGACGATGTACTATCTGCAGCGTGACGAGCGGGCTCCTCTGCCACGCCGGGCGCCCGTGGGCGTGCTGCGTCTATCATGTGCGCAAAGGGAGGCGATGATGCGCTGGTTCTGGCGGCTCCTCGGTGCCTTTTTCCTGTACCACGCGCTGACGAAAGGTCCGTCCTACACGGCGCGCTACCTGGCCCGCAGGCAAATGCGGCGGGCGGCGAATCGGGCGATACGAAAGGTGATGCGGTAGGGCCTCGATCGCTCTTTGCGCTTTTTCGCAACCCAGGACTTTCGGAATTCGCGGACTTGTCTCGCATTTATGCACGCCGAGCGCAAGACTACTTCTCTGCGACGCTCCACGCGTCTCCGGACTGGCGCATATGAGGCCCTGGCGACAGAAGTCCAGCACCCTGCCTGCGAGGCCTTCGATCACTTGAAGCAGAGCCGCGCTGTCTTGCTCCGGTTCGAGAAGACGGGCCAGTGCTTCGAGAGCGCTCCGCCACCCGCCAGCGATCACGATGGTCCCGGGCCCCGTTCCGTCTGTTCTTCGGGCTCATTCGCTCGTCCATCGCCTGGATTTGTCCCCCGGCGGCCGTGCTGCGCGGTATAAATGGGAAGTCCGACGAATTTGAGCGGGATCCGAGCGCGCTCGACCGCTCGTCAAAGGAGGTCTCATTGCTCGCATCTTTCGAGGGGCTGTGGACTCAATCCTGGGCGTTGAGGCGGTGTCTCGCAGTGCTCGTCATCGCCGCTGCCCTCGGCGTCACGGCGAACGCGCTCCCATCGGTGGCGCCGACGGCGACGGCGCAGATTCAGACCTATCCTTCACCGTATTACTGCTATACGTGCACCGCGTATTACTACAATCCGAACTACGCAAACCGCGCGACCTATTACTACCCAAACGGCGTCACGACACCGCCCTACTATTACTATCAGAACATGAGCTACGTTGGCTATTTCCCCTACTATTACCCCTATTATTCCGGTCTCTACAATTACAACTACGCTTACTATCCTTCGTACTACCCCTACTACTATCCGTCTTACGGTTATGGGTATGGCTACTACCCCTATAGCTACTATCCATACTATCCGTATTACGGGTTCTACTACTAAGGCCGCGCCCTCTGTGACCTTCGTCTCGTCGCGCCGGGAGGGAGCATGCCTCCCGGCGCGCGCAGGACGGCGGCTGCGTGCAACCGGCCCCGCAGCCGGGTCCTGCGTTGTGCGACGGATCCCGTTTGGCGTTGCGCAGTGCTCGACCGGGACCGCCCCATGATGCGCGAGAACGCGCGAATCGCCGCCGTGCTCCTCCTGGTTTATCCGCGCGAGGGCGCGCCGCACGTGGTGTTCACCCAGCGAACGAACACCGTGAGCGCACACCGAGGTCAGATTTCGCTGCCCGGCGGCTCGCGCGACCCAAATGACGGCTCACTGGAGGTCACCGCCCTCCGTGAGACGCACGAAGAGCTGGGCATCGCTCCCGCGCACGTCGACGTCTGGGGGCGGCTGGACGACGTGTACGTCCATACCAGCAACTTTGTGATCGCACCGTACGTCGGCGCCCTTGGCTATGAGCCAACGTTTTGTGTGAGCCCGGAGGAGGTCGATCACGTCATCGAGGTGCCCCTCGACACGCTGCGAGACCCACGGATCCTCCGCGAAGACGACTGGATCCTGCGCGGCGCCGTGCGGCGCGTGCAGTTCTACGAATACGGGCGGTACCAGATCTGGGGCGCCACCGCGCGCGTCATCGAGCTGTTCCTCGCGAGTCCATATCTCGAGCGAGCCGCCGCGGCACCGGAACCTTGGGGCGATGGGAGCCGGGCGGGGGCCGTTGCGTCCAAGGAGATCCAGCATGGATGAGACCCAAGTGCTCGGTCGCTTCGCGGCCACGTTTCGCGCCGCGGACGTCCCCCAGGACGTGCTTCGCCTGAGCGCTCGCTGCCTCGTGGACTATCTCGGGGTGAGCCTGGGCGCCTGGGGCGAGCCGGCCGTGCAGATCGCCCTTGAGGTCGCATCGGCGCTCGGCGGCAGTGAGCAGGCGTCCCTCATCGGGGGAGGGCGCACCTCGGCGGTGAACGCCGCGACCGTGAACGGCATTGCGTCCCACGTCCTCGACTTCGACGATACCCACGACCCCACGATCCTCCACGGCACCGGGCCGGTCATGTCTGCGGCGCTCGCCGCCGGCGAGCTGGCGGGCTCGAGCGGCCCAGACCTCCTCGCCGCTCACGTGATCGGCTTCGACGTGGCGGCCCGAGTGGCCCTCGCCGTCCACCCCGAGCATTACGATCAGGGCTTCCACGTGACCGGGACCGCGGGCACGATCGGCGCCGCTGCCGCGGCGGGCCGCCTGTTGGGCCTCACCGCCGAGCAGATGGCCAACGCGCTCTCCACGGCGGCGGCGCAGGCGGCCGGCCTGCGGGAGATGTTCGGCTCGATGACGAAGTCGCTCCACGCGGGGAAAGCGGCGGCGAACGGCGTGCTGAGCGCGATGCTCGCCCAGCGCGGATGGGCCAGCAACCGCGAAGGCATCGAGGGTCGGCGCGGGTACTGGGCCGTGCTCTCATCCCGCGTAGATCCCGGTCGGGCAACGGATGCGCTGGGTGAGCGGTGGGAGCTCCGGAACGACGGCCTCAAACCGTATTCCTGCGGCGTCGTGAGCCATCCCACCATCGACGCGATGCGGCGCCTGCGCGAGACCGCCGCCCTGCCCCTTGACGAAATCGCCGAGGTGCGTGCGCGGGTGAATCCGTACGTGCTGGAACTGATGGGCAAAGTCAACCCCCAGGTCGGACTCGAGGGGAAATTCAGCATCTTCCACTGCGCCGCGATCGCCTATCTCGACGGTGCGGCGCGCGTCCGTCAGTTCTCGGACGAAGCCGTGCGCCGCGCCGACGTGGTCGCTCTTCGAGAGCGCGTGCACGCCGACGTCGATTCCCGGCTGCCCACGAGCGCGGCGTTTGTCCAGCTCGTGGCGAGGGATGGGCGAACCTGGGATGCTCGCGTCGATGCGGCGACGGGGACGCCCGAGAATCCGATGAGCGACCAGGACCTCGAGGAGAAATTCGTGGATCTCGTGGTTGGTCGTGTCGAGGGGGATCGCGCCCGGTCGCTGGTCCGACAGCTCCTCCGAGGGGATGCGGTTCCCGCTGCGCGGGAAGTCGTGGCGCTGCTGGTCGGAATGCCGGTCTAATAGTCCGTTAACAATTGGTTCGAGGACCGTTAACACAACGTCCTTATAGTGAGGTCGTGGACGAAGCGGGCTGGGTGATCGTCCTTGCGCACGGAAAATGTGTCGGCAAACGACGGTTTCGCTCCGTTGATGTCGAAATCGGGGTTGGATAGACTTAGGTAACTGCGGGGTCGGCAGCGGCCTCGCAGTTTTACGCATTAGGGTCGAGGGAATCCATGTTTGCACCGAGCCCGCGTCTCCAATCGAGCAAGCTCCCCATATTCGCCGCGGTCGCGGCCTCGGCGGTGATCCTGTTTCTCATTGGACGCGCGGTGATCGGGTCGCGAGCGCCGCAGGAAGCGCGGACAACCGCGCCGCGCGCGCAGGCGGCTGTTGTTCGGACGACGCACGTCGCGACCGGACCCATCCGCCAGGTATTCACCTATGCGGGATCGATCCAGGCGGTCGATCAGGTCAGCCTCGTGCCCAAAACGTCGGGGATCATCCAGACGATTCCGGTGGACGTGGGCACGGAGGTACGCGCCGGACAGGTGATCGCAACCCTCGATCCGGGAACCCTTCCGGACCAGCTCGCGCAGGCCCAGTCCGGCTATGAGCAGGCGCAGGCGAAGCTGCAGCAGGTTCTGGCGCAGGGGCGACCGGACGACGTCGCCGCTGCGCAGGCCCAGCTCCAACAGGCGCAGGCCAAGCTCGACAGTCTCTTGCAGCAAGGCCGACCCGAGGACGTGCAGAACGCTCAGCAGGCGCTGCAGGCGGCCCAGGCCAAGCTGGACCAGATGATCCAGGGCGGCCGACCCGAGGCGATCACGCAAGCGCAGGCCGCACTCGACGCGGCCAATGCGAAGCTCGCACTGGTCCTTCAGGGCCCCACCAGCGACGTGATCCAGGCGGCGCAGAACCTGGTCAACTCGGATCAGGCCTCGGTCGCGGCAGCGCAGGCGGCATTGACGAACATCAGCAACACCGTCAACTCGGATGTCCAGGCGGCCCAGGCGGCCGTGAACGCGGATCAAGCTGCCCTCACGCAGGCGCAGGACGCCCTGACCAATCTTCCAAAGACCTTTCCCTCCGATTTGAAGGCAGCCCAAAACGCGTACGATGCGTCGACGCTGCAGCTCGCTCAGGCCCAGAGCGCGTACGAGGTAGCGA
It encodes the following:
- a CDS encoding MmgE/PrpD family protein, giving the protein MDETQVLGRFAATFRAADVPQDVLRLSARCLVDYLGVSLGAWGEPAVQIALEVASALGGSEQASLIGGGRTSAVNAATVNGIASHVLDFDDTHDPTILHGTGPVMSAALAAGELAGSSGPDLLAAHVIGFDVAARVALAVHPEHYDQGFHVTGTAGTIGAAAAAGRLLGLTAEQMANALSTAAAQAAGLREMFGSMTKSLHAGKAAANGVLSAMLAQRGWASNREGIEGRRGYWAVLSSRVDPGRATDALGERWELRNDGLKPYSCGVVSHPTIDAMRRLRETAALPLDEIAEVRARVNPYVLELMGKVNPQVGLEGKFSIFHCAAIAYLDGAARVRQFSDEAVRRADVVALRERVHADVDSRLPTSAAFVQLVARDGRTWDARVDAATGTPENPMSDQDLEEKFVDLVVGRVEGDRARSLVRQLLRGDAVPAAREVVALLVGMPV
- a CDS encoding DUF951 domain-containing protein; the protein is MPTEFRIGDVIRLRKPHPCGGYEWTVVRIGADIGLRCTTCNHRVMLPRSDVERRLKAFVSRVVRENPLSTAET
- a CDS encoding tyrosine-type recombinase/integrase, which produces MVAVSLPPPRTALHHEGRQLVGVDRVPDLRPIAANENFARAARTSRAAARGRRTITLPLVAMDALRMRREAQLEARKSARVGSTHDLDFANAVGGPLERQNIQRRSFKPLLKRAGLSHIRFHDFRHSSANLLVSLGEHPNVVQERLGRATIAVTMEIWSHVLRDMQQAAASKLEVFVGSAEASMGV
- a CDS encoding CoA pyrophosphatase, whose product is MLDRDRPMMRENARIAAVLLLVYPREGAPHVVFTQRTNTVSAHRGQISLPGGSRDPNDGSLEVTALRETHEELGIAPAHVDVWGRLDDVYVHTSNFVIAPYVGALGYEPTFCVSPEEVDHVIEVPLDTLRDPRILREDDWILRGAVRRVQFYEYGRYQIWGATARVIELFLASPYLERAAAAPEPWGDGSRAGAVASKEIQHG
- a CDS encoding MFS transporter; the protein is MSHETDDRFAQRESDDGLPDVPIWRNGDFLSLWIAQALTQTAQNAIWYALLVLVEEASHSSTQLGITILSVILPSVLFGVPAGVFVDRWDKRTVLVVTNAVRALIVVGYVIFHSTLALLYLVSFVFSVVCQFFAPAETSMIPAIAGKKLMQANSFFHLTFTASQFMGLVLIGPLIVKLTGLTTFFFSMALLYAASALLVWRLPSQRVAEVSGPARNPLAVLGRQMHEVARLLRRDRAMMAAMGYLTLGMMLTLIVAMLAPRFVTYVLGVAPEDAVIVLAPAGIGMLCGAIALSRASGGLLTDRYRIITSGFVVVALALGTASGLPTVLRVFGLVQPEGAEVVRMGSWDVAMVLIVMVSALCAGFGFAGIVVASQTVLQERAPRKALARVFAVQLTLGNSVSIIPLLLIGGIADLIGVGHVLLGIAVGVMIVAVLSSRRDASFRLPPVEAPADDERADAPRRGSPELRGAP